A single genomic interval of Arachis duranensis cultivar V14167 chromosome 7, aradu.V14167.gnm2.J7QH, whole genome shotgun sequence harbors:
- the LOC107459399 gene encoding protein DETOXIFICATION 48-like has protein sequence MCNPKPSSASTFLCPTKTTILITPHSKVVDHLPSNDLHRWPTPNEALEEIKEIGKICGPTAMTGLLLYSRAMISMVFLGYLGEMELAGGSLSIGFANITGYSVISGLAMGMEPICGQAYGAKQWKILGLTLQRTVLLLLSTSLPISFMWINMNRILLWFGQDHEISSMAQRFILFCIPDLFLLSLLHPLRIYLRTQSITMPVTYCSAISVLLHLPLNFLLVVHLNMGIAGVATAMVLTNLNLILFLSSFIYFSGVHRESWVRPSMESLKGWSSLLAMAIPSCASVCLEWWWYEFMIMLCGHLANPKATIASMGILIQTTSLVYVFPSSLSLAVSTRVGNELGANRPHKARICMLVSLFCAAALGLAAMVFNSLMRHQWGRFFTNDPQILELTSIVLPIAGLCELGNCPQTTGCGVLRGSARPSIGANINLGSFYLVGMPVAIFFGFVAKMGFPGLWLGLLAAQGSCVVLMMLVLYRTDWNVEVQRAKELTTKSDSESINNNNTINNNNNKSCCSGHGDACLEEIVITKIDDDGADDFPKICSLETDPLLRTTTKHTVN, from the exons ATGTGTAATCCCAAGCCATCTTCAGCATCCACATTTCTTTGTCCCACAAAAACAACCATCCTCATCACTCCCCATTCCAAAGTTGTCGATCATCTTCCAAGCAATGATCTTCATAGATGGCCAACTCCTAACGAG GCTTTAgaagaaatcaaagagataGGAAAAATATGTGGACCAACAGCAATGACAGGATTACTCTTATATTCAAGAGCTATGATCTCCATGGTTTTCCTTGGATACCTTGGAGAAATGGAGCTTGCAGGAGGTTCTCTGTCCATAGGCTTCGCCAACATCACCGGCTACTCTGTCATCTCCGGCTTAGCCATGGGCATGGAACCCATTTGCGGCCAAGCCTACGGCGCTAAACAATGGAAGATTCTCGGCTTAACGCTTCAGCGCACGGTGCTCCTCCTCCTCTCAACTTCGCTTCCAATTTCATTCATGTGGATAAACATGAACAGGATCCTCTTGTGGTTTGGTCAAGATCATGAGATTTCTTCAATGGCGCAAAGATTCATTCTTTTTTGCATACCGGATCTCTTCTTGCTCTCACTTCTTCATCCATTGAGAATCTACCTCAGGACTCAGAGCATTACAATGCCCGTTACTTATTGCTCCGCCATCAGTGTTCTCCTCCATCTTCCTCTCAACTTCCTCCTTGTCGTTCACCTCAACATGGGTATTGCAG GGGTGGCGACGGCGATGGTCTTAACGAATCTGAACCTCATTCTGTTCCTTTCATCCTTCATCTACTTCTCCGGCGTGCATAGAGAGTCATGGGTGCGGCCAAGCATGGAGAGCCTAAAAGGCTGGTCTTCGCTGCTGGCGATGGCGATCCCAAGCTGCGCCTCTGTTTGCCTGGAATGGTGGTGGTACGAATTCATGATTATGCTGTGCGGCCACTTGGCTAACCCAAAAGCCACCATCGCCTCCATGGGAATCCTCATCCAAACAACGTCACTCGTATATGTGTTCCCATCTTCTCTCAGCCTCGCCGTCTCCACCAGAGTTGGCAACGAGTTAGGCGCAAACCGGCCCCACAAGGCTCGCATTTGCATGTTGGTGTCCCTCTTCTGCGCCGCCGCCCTCGGCCTCGCCGCCATGGTTTTCAACTCCCTCATGAGACACCAGTGGGGAAGATTCTTCACTAATGACCCTCAGATTTTAGAGCTCACTTCCATAGTGCTACCAATCGCGGGGCTTTGCGAACTTGGGAACTGTCCGCAGACCACTGGCTGCGGAGTTCTCAGGGGAAGCGCAAGGCCCTCGATTGGCGCAAACATTAACTTAGGATCGTTTTATTTGGTCGGTATGCCTGTGGCTATTTTTTTCGGATTCGTTGCTAAAATGGGATTTCCCGGCTTGTGGCTTGGGTTACTTGCTGCGCAAGGCTCATGTGTGGTTCTCATGATGCTTGTTCTGTATAGAACAGATTGGAATGTTGAAGTGCAAAGAGCCAAAGAACTCACAACAAAATCAGATTCAGAgtctattaataataataacaccatcaacaacaacaacaacaagagtTGTTGTAGTGGTCATGGTGATGCTTGTCTTGAGGAGATTGTTATAACTAaaattgatgatgatggtgCTGATGATTTTCCAAAGATTTGTTCACTTGAAACAGATCCACTCCTCAGAACCACTACAAAACATACTGTAAATTAG